The sequence agctcgagctcacgGATGAGCAGAAGGAAAGTTTTGGCAACCCCGCTATCCTTCGCTCTGAAGGAGGCACTTGGGGCTTTCGGActtgctcctcttcctcatccGATTCTGATAGTCTTCTGGTTCGTTTCTCCACCACATCCATCGTCTTGCTACCGTCTACGATCGAgcccatctcgtcgtctgaCTGTTGACACGTTTGACCACATCTAAGCTCGTCAAAGTTGCTGGCGAGCCAAGGAGCGGTGGAAACCCTGCTCCAACCACGCCTTGAATTGGTCACGTTGCGCAAGACGTCTCGTTCCGAAACAAATCCATCGCCTCTATGCAACGCATCGACACTTGTCGATGCGCGTGAGTAGCCTTGGTTGACACGGGATCGGATGCGCCATCCGAGGTTCGCCAGTGCGTTCTGCGTTTCACTGTCCACCAATGCACCTCGCACTTCGTCAGATTTGATCAATGTGCTGTGCGGTTGTGAGTTGCAAGTAGCATTAAAAGTGGTGGAGTGGTGAAGGTTGGGAAAAACTTGGAATATGCTGCTGATGGATCGAGACTTGGATGATGGTANNNNNNNNNNNNNNNNNNNNNNNNNNNNNNNNNNNNNNNNNNNNNNNNNNNNNNNNNNNNNNNNNNNNNNNNNNNNNNNNNNNNNNNNNNNNNNNNNNNNGAGTGAAGAGAAGGACATGTGCTTCTCGCACAGTACACTAATGAAGCGAGAAGTTACGTTAGGACAGGGCCTTGAGATGAGTAGGGACAACCCCTTCAGTGATATTGATCGATGAGATGGTTAGAGGATGATAAGAATTAGGGCAGGATGTCCGGATCACCTATGTTCGATGATGAGCACGTCCAAGCCCTGACGCTGTAACTGTGATGATGAAAGTCATGTGATACCACCCCCAGCGAAGGAGAGATCGCAAGCACTCACGAATGTGATCATGCggaagctgcagctgcaccacAAGCAAcctaatcgtgaatcgtgaatgaaacTCTACGCTTACTCGCGTCGCTTCGACCAGATTTACGCGTCGCGCTCGACCGTCTAATCTACGCGATGttcagactaaacgccaattCGTTGTCTTCAACCCAGCCGCACATACATCCATTCGAGATAAAGTTACATccaagcaagcgcaaaaTGTACATGGATTTTGGATCTCCGCACATTCTTCTATCAGTGAACCTCCTCGGCCAAACAACAGCCAAGCAGATCAGAAATGAAGTCCGATGTAAAGTTTGCATTCTCGCAGCGAAACGTGTGGAACGGGCAATTGGATAACGGTGTGATCAGTGCTAAACAGAAAACGATAGGAGTGGCAAGATGTAGACAGCATAACGGGCGTTCAAGTCGGATGAGCTTCCCGTTCGCCTTCGAGAAGCGATAGCGCAGCTGCCTTGTCAAGCACCACATCACCTCTGTGGCGCCCTAAGTGAACTTGGAAAAGTATTCTACCACCACCTGTGGCCTGTACTCCTCGGAAGGCAaagcgtcgatcttgggATAGTACTTTTCGCCCTTCTGCACAAAGAATCGAGGCTCCCACGTAGCTCCGCTCTCCTCCCTTTCCTTTGCGAGCGCACGCTGCTTCTCCTCGATGGAGGATTTGTTTTCGGTGGCCTTGTCGAGATTCTTCTCCTTGATTCCCTCTGTGACTTTGCTCCACAATCTACGCGACTCGTTCTCCTCTTGTTGGTCCTCGGGGATCACCTCCTTCTGAACGATGGTGGCCTTGCGTGCGTCGAAGAGCTCTTGCTGTTTGCCCGAGCTCGATTCTTTGTAATCCATTGACTCGTTCCATTTACCCGAGATCTCACCCACTGTCTTGCTTCCCTTGGTCACTTTGCCACCGATGGCGTTGTAGGTTCCCGTGAAGTAACCTTTCGTCTTGAATTCGATGTCACAGCTGAGGTCGTTAGCCTCGTTGCGAATCTTGCTCGTgtcaccgagctcgagcaccaTGCGTCCGAAGAGGATGCCGCGCGCATACATGTTGGGCATCGAAATCTGGTACTCGCCGTCGTCTTgacgatcaagcagcaccgcGCGGTTCTCGCCGCCCATTATGGTAGCGGCCGAGTTACCCAAGAATTTCGACTTGGGCTTGAGCTCGCCATAAATCAGCAAGTTATTCTCGGGCGACACGTAGTAGTAGGCGCTGATCGGTGGGTGGTGCGATACTTGCTCAGCAATGTAGTAGCCTTTCGTACCATCGTTGTAGTTGTAAGTGCAACGGAAAAACTCGCCCAGAATGGGGTTGTATGGTTTCTTGACACCCTTGGGCTTGATATGCCAACCGGAGAGGTAGTATCGTGTGATGTGGAGGAAGCGCTCCTCGGGCGAGTCAATCTTGCCCGCACCAAAGATAAGGTCGGGATGTGACATGAAGTCGGTGATTCGCTCGAGCATGGATCGAGGTTCAAGCACAAAGGTGGGTAGTGTCACCTTGGACAGGTCCATACCTATGCGGAGCTGTCCGATGAGCGACATTAGGATATTGccagcttcttcgtcgagctcctcggTGTCATCAGCAGAGGCACCCTCGGGAGGACGATCCTCCTTGGAAGGTTTGATGTGCGACTTGGCGCCAGAGACAGCGCCGCTGACATGATCGAGCAGTCCCATCGTGGCGATTTCTGGGCTCTGGACTGTACAGGGCAATTAGCGTTGGCGAGATGCTCTACGTAGACGGGGAAGGCAGCCTCGATAACAGGTGGCAATCGAGAGTACGCAGCGATGTTGCTTGCTGTCAAAATAGGCAGGCAGGCAGGCAAGCTTGAATGCTCTTGTTTGAAGTGCTTGAAAGAATGtccgagcaagagcggaaatgctgctgtcgctctGTTTAACGAAGAGGAGGCGCAAGGGCACTCGGGTGAAGTACGACGATTGAACctgatcgagctggatccGGGCCGTCGAGACGAGACAGAATTCGAGGCAGGATGAAGAATCGGTGTTACGCTGACTTTGCTTGCAATCACAAGTGACGATGCCAAGATGAAGCCGACAAAGTCAGGTTTGATTTGTATTAGCGCTGCCGCTGGCGTCGACGTGGGCTTGTGGGAGCTGATGTGGGCTTGATATGAGCGTTCGGATGATTCGTCAAGCGGCTGTTGTGTCGCTCTGTCTGATGGAGGCTTCGGACCGAATCAGCAGGAGGAAGTTGTTGAAAAGGGTAGCCTAGACAGTGGCAGCGTTATATGGTGATGGAGAGAGGCgaacgatgatgatgacgatgatgacgggAATACCGCAGAAAGGGACGCACAAAAAAGGCGGAATCAGAGCCAGACCCGGGCCGTGAGGGTTGGGTGTGACAGGGGCCGAGGCGACGGATTCTTTCAAAGCGCTGAAAAGTCGCCTCATCAATCGAGAATCAACCATGCAGAGGGCAACACATTAATTGTGACTTGTCGGGCGCGAAccacgcacacacacacacgcacacattctctctctctctctctctctctctctctctctctctctctctctctctctctctttctctttctctttcttaCATACACATGTCTGTCATTCGCCCGCTCACTCGCTttgaattcgtgattgcaactGGACATGAGTCTGTGCACGCGCGAAATGGCAGCGCTCGCTACTCTGGACCGATCTGCTTTTCTTTTCCCCACTTCGTGTAGCATCAGCAGGCGGCAGCTTTGCGGGATGACGATCTCTATTCAAACTTTGTTTTTGGGCAATTTTGAAAGGCGAACTGTGCCGTTGCCAGGGTATGTAAAGACATGATCCTGTACCGCCTtctctctgtctctctcaAAACACGACAGCGCAGAGGTGGAGTAAGCTCAGTGTGAGTGCCCAATTGCCGCCTTGAATGGAAAGAGCATGCGCCTATTTCGTTGGTTATTTTCACGGGTGGTCAaggcgcagcgcagcacaCAGGAGCGATGACGAAACAGCCCGCTCAAGTCgtatcgtgaatgtgaagCAGAGGCGCGAGCAGTGCATCAAACAAGAGTCCCGAacgagaatcgtgaatcgtgaaattcGCTCGATCATCTTTTCACGAACACAACACACGATAATGCACTTGCTCGATGCTCAAGCAATTCGTAGTTATTCATGATTCCCTACTTCACGCAtttcttttttttcccCGATCGAAGCTCAATGCAAGTCAATTAAAGTTATTTATAGTCTAGCCAGCACAGCTAACGTTAACGTTAAATCGTGAACCGCACTATGTCAACCCCGCTCTCAGATCACTAGACCGCCGATCAATTGCCTCCTCTGATCCGCAACATGCGAGAACTGCGACTTGTGATGCACGGTTCAATTCATTGCCCTCCTCCTTTGCTGCCCCCCCTCCAGCCAGCATTGACAATCAGACCGCAAATCAAAAGTACCGCAATCTGTCGCCATCAAGTGGATAATGAATAGATTCAGGCTGCCGTCGAGGTAGCCATAGCCAAAACTTTTGAGATTCGAGCCAATGTGTGGGCGGacagcaatcgtgaaatgaGAGCAATGCAATGAGATGTAGAATGTGACGGAGTCGGAAACCGGGGCCAACGATGTATGTTGAGAGAGAGCACACGGCATGTTTGATGTGACAGAGAGGCGACTAGCATAGATATGTGTGTGGAACGGAGCGGATTGAGGTGAGACTTGGGAGTCAGGATTGGAAATCATGTGTACGTGCAATGGCAAGCAAAAGGTAGCAAGGGGAAAACATCGTCAAGAGACCGGCCCGAGCAGCAAGTTCAGCTCTGCGAAGTCGAGCGTTGTCCATCAGTCCTGCGAACCAGTGCATCTTAAGCGGAGCATGGAGCGGTGCAAATCAAAAATCTGATCGTTGAGCGGTTGAGACGTAACCATGGCCAAGAGGATCAAGGCGTGAAAGGATGAAAGCAAACGACACGCCGACTCTCAGACAAAAAAGTGTGTGTAGATGCGGCTCGATGGCGCCACCGCCATCTCCTCCATCTTGTACGTGTTGAGCTCCTCCTTGATGCGCTGCGCCAACAGAGGCGTGAGCCGATTACAcgtcgcttgctcgccgcGTCGGTCGTATACCGTGGCAGGCCAGGTCGAGTGGAAAATGAGGTCGTCAGCGAACgagagcttcttcttggcttgcgTCGGCGCCGTCACCGAGCGCTGCGGCAAAAAGTCGGCCGATGGGTCCATCATCAACGACAAGGTAGGCATCGACGAATTCGAGTGG comes from Mycosarcoma maydis chromosome 18, whole genome shotgun sequence and encodes:
- a CDS encoding uncharacterized protein (related to putative oxysterol-binding protein OSBP), which encodes MGLLDHVSGAVSGAKSHIKPSKEDRPPEGASADDTEELDEEAGNILMSLIGQLRIGMDLSKVTLPTFVLEPRSMLERITDFMSHPDLIFGAGKIDSPEERFLHITRYYLSGWHIKPKGVKKPYNPILGEFFRCTYNYNDGTKGYYIAEQVSHHPPISAYYYVSPENNLLIYGELKPKSKFLGNSAATIMGGENRAVLLDRQDDGEYQISMPNMYARGILFGRMVLELGDTSKIRNEANDLSCDIEFKTKGYFTGTYNAIGGKVTKGSKTVGEISGKWNESMDYKESSSGKQQELFDARKATIVQKEVIPEDQQEENESRRLWSKVTEGIKEKNLDKATENKSSIEEKQRALAKEREESGATWEPRFFVQKGEKYYPKIDALPSEEYRPQVVVEYFSKFT